A DNA window from Leptolyngbya sp. KIOST-1 contains the following coding sequences:
- a CDS encoding response regulator has translation MSKRILVIDDELDIREVVCLSLEEFGGWQTDSAGSGLEGIEKAIAEPWDAILLDVSMPDLDGFAVYSQLQANPKARTIPVILLTAKVLTSDFERLATLGVAGVIPKPFNPVTVWQQVAQIVNWAT, from the coding sequence ATGAGCAAGCGGATTTTAGTCATTGATGACGAGTTGGACATTCGGGAGGTGGTTTGCCTGTCGCTTGAGGAGTTTGGCGGCTGGCAAACCGATAGCGCTGGCTCGGGCCTAGAGGGGATCGAGAAGGCGATCGCAGAGCCCTGGGATGCGATTTTGCTGGATGTGTCCATGCCTGACCTGGACGGGTTTGCCGTGTACAGTCAGCTCCAGGCTAACCCCAAGGCCCGCACGATCCCGGTGATTTTGTTGACGGCGAAAGTACTCACCAGCGATTTTGAGCGCCTGGCAACTCTGGGGGTCGCTGGCGTCATCCCAAAACCCTTTAACCCCGTTACGGTATGGCAACAGGTAGCCCAGATTGTCAACTGGGCCACCTGA